The Phacochoerus africanus isolate WHEZ1 chromosome 9, ROS_Pafr_v1, whole genome shotgun sequence genomic sequence CTACAATCCTTTATTGACCATTAAATGCAAAATGATTTCCCATTTGGGAAATCTGGCCCATCTTTATAATTTTGGTGGTTGTTCTCAGGACAactgaaattaataataatgttaattttaattatgattaTTGTTAATGTTACTTCAACACTGAATACCacatctttaaattttctattttgctaaccttttgtttttggccatgcctttaGCAGCAAAAGCTCCCAGGGTCAGAGATTGAAACTAAGCCACAGAagagacaacactggacccttaactgctaggccaccaaggaactccctgctAAGCATTTCTTTTAGCAAAGCATTTTACCAAGATCCtctctaaaactttttttaataagTCAGAGCAATGAAtattgttatctttatttttacagACTGATAGTGTATTAATTTACATTCTAGCTACATTATCTGGAAAGACATCTGTAAAGGTAATCATTAAGTATTCTCCctcacattcagaaaaaaaaaatcgaatcaTAATGTGGAGAGAGTGTTGTTACCTCAATGTCATGTTTCAGTCATTTCTGAAACAGTGTAACTGTCTTCAGAATATATACATTAAAGACAAAGATGAATGTATTAACAACCTTTGGAGATTTTGCCTACATATAAATGGGTTAGGCAGTTCCTTATCTCTATCAGAAAAGAACATGGGGAAAGTGTTATTAAGGTAGGTCAAAaagtcaaattttatttatttctttttctttttttttggctggtccaaagcatttggaagttcctaggacagggatcaaaaccgcaccacagcagcaactcaagttgctgcagggacaatgccagatccttaacccactgtgtcacagagaactccaaaaagtcTAGTTTTAGAATAAACTATCCATTTAATTCACTGCAGTGTTCAAATAGCTTGTAAGAAACTATATTATGTATGCAGTTTGTGAATTATTCATTATTACAAATAATACAACTTTCTTAAGAAATCTTCCCACTCCAGGCCTCAAAAATTATACATTGTATACAAAATTATACattgtataaaaatatacattgtatACATTAAACAATGTATACAAAAAGTTTATATTCTCTTATCCAAAATCCATTAATCGAGATATACTTCATATTTCATACTGCTTTTTAAAGATGACATGGTTCTGTGTATTTTGTAACATTCCCCACAGAGAGTCTGAGGCATAAAccctcaaataaaataattatttattggtGTGTGAATATATCCATatctgttctgattttttaactattttatatctCTGTACACCAGTTTGGATATTGACTTGTCTTTGAATCCACTGATccttttttctattgtgtcccgTCTGGTTTTAAACCTACTTAAATTCATGATGtcaaatacttatttttcagttctaaaatctCACTTGATTctttcttagatattttatttctctacataaattcttcatttttttcaatttttaaatatttttaattgtatgatTTATTTTACACCCTCTGCTAATTTCAACAATTGAACTATCTGTGGTTTGCTTCTATCAACTATTTTATATTAATTGAGTTACATATCCCTGCTTTTTTGCATGTTCCAAAATTTTTTGTGTTTCACACATTGTGTATAAAAGATCATATAGCTTTGACTTTATTATTCCTCCAGAAACGATTTACTCTTTTCCCCTATGAGGCCTAAAAGGTAAAGGTGTGATCATTTCAATCCAATCAAGTGCTGAGCCTATTTGAATGTGGATCGTAGTTTTGATAAGATTCAGTACACTTCTGGTTTGTTCTTATTTCTTGGCTTTATTAATTCCAAGGTTTAATTATGATTCTAATAAATCTCCTTCTCCTTAGTCTGAAAGATTGCATGTGGTTCAGTCTTGTCCTAGAACTTCTAGCTTAGAACCTTAGTCTTATTCTCCTTTATCCTGCTATTTTCAAAAGTATGGCAATTTCCACAAGCAGAAATATGGCTTTATATTTGTTCCTTTTACCCTATAATGTATCTAagaagaatttattaaaaatacaaatgaaagcaacaaaataatcatgagaaggaaaaatataaatacattgaaTAATCCTGAAAAAACTTTGGGTCACAAATACTCAGGATATAGGCTCCTTTCATAGTTTGACAGTAAATTTGGCTCAATCTTCTAGTTACCAAAGCAAACTATAAATTAAATTAGTTTCACAATATCTACAGATCATATACACAAACATACTTGGAACCCATGTTTTAAGCAACAAAAGAGCTATTTAAGTTGCTAGAGAAAAATAGCCAGCAAAAATTTGGACAGGGCAGTTGTTGGATAATAATACCAGTCATGATATATCAGATCAACATCTTCTGACATTTGAGGACTATTTACTGAACAGATTAAGTCACTATTTCAAAAAGtatgaaatagaaacatatacataaattatCCTTCCCTAGGCCAAGTGGAGATGACTTAAGCCCATGATAATTGAGATAAGCCAGGGTGAGAGGAGTAGCCACAGGCCAAACACATGAAACATACTAGAAACATGAGGCTTTCATTATGTTTTCCCTCCCACCATCTGTCAATCTCCTCTTATTAAAAGACATGATCCATCCTCTGTCAACTCCATTTGttacacttgttttttttttttctccaggcttTAAATCCTCtctcatgaaatttttaaatttcaaaaaattataaatttaataaatcataTCTGGGATTTAAATCAAAGGAATGTTAAATATTTCATAGTTCCTTCAAAAGTTTGAGTATATTATTTCTAAGTTAATTGTATTAATCAAATTCAGTTAGTTAATTGAATCCAGGCAGTTGTGTCTAAAGCCATAATTTCAGCAGATGCCAAGTCTGTAATACCTAGGCTTTTTCAAAAACTTCCCCCAAACATTTCCTGAGACTTTAATTCAACTGTCAAACAACTTGCCAACAAGAAGGTTATTTGGATGATTCAATGTAACCTCATAATCAGTGATCTAGtctgaatataataaaatggtGACTTCAGGAAAAAAAGCCCCAAATTTTGTGTAATTATATCAGAAATTTGtattaacattttcttaaagTAACTTGTGCTGTCAGGAGTTATTTAGGAGATCTTCTGTCAGCTCAGGAGCTGACTACTCAGTCTCCTCACTGCCATCTTCATGTCCTTGTTTCTCAATGTGTAAATGGCAGGATTCAGGAGGGGCGTAATCATAAAGTCCAAAATGGCAAGGAACTTCTCCACCGGCACCGTGGGAAATGGCCACATGTAAACAAAGATGCATGGCCCAAAGAACAAAATCACCACACTGATGTGAGCCGACAGAGGAGAGAGAGCCTTGCACAAACCGCCTGAGGAGCGTTTCCATACCGTCACCAGGATGAAAACATAGGAGACAATCAGTAAGAAGAAGGCACCCATAGAAATGAACCCACTGTTGGCAGTAACCATGAATTCCATTCTGTAGGTGTCTATGCAGGCAAGTTTGATAAACTGAGGAAGATCACAGTAAAATCTATCTATTTCATTAGGACCACAAAATGGCAGATGGACCACAAAAGCTACCTGGACCACTGCGTGAAGGAGGCCAATAGCCCAAGCGCCACACAGAAGCAAAAGGCACATCTGGGGGCTCATGATGGTCAGGTAATGCAGGGGCTTACATATGGCCACATATCGGTCTAGGGCCATGGCAGTAAGCAGCACCATCTCAGATCCACCCAGGATGTGAAGGACAAATATCTGGAAGACACACCCCTGAAAGGATATGGTTTTGCACCCAGAGCACAGATCAGAAATCATCTTAGGAACTGTTAAGGTAGAGAGACACAAATCAATAAAGGAGAGGTTGGCTAAAAGGAAGTACATGGGGGAATGTAGATGAGGGTCAAAGATCACTGCAAACACAACAAGGAGGTTCCCTAGAACAATTGTTCCATAACACACTGTAGAGAAGGCGAGGAGGAAATCCTGTACTGGTGTAGAGGGAGAAAGTCCCAGGAACAAGAATTCAGACACTGAAGAgtaatttgcttttctcattgACTTTGTGTTACCTGAAaggaacaattaaaaataattataaagaaagtACCAAAACTACTGATAGAAGTAGACTTCATTACATTTCAAGTTCTTATGGTAAAGAAAAGTCTTCAGCCTGTTCACAGAGTTCTCTGCAAAAGTCATACAATTGTTTATTAATTTACACACACTCATTGAACAGCTCACATGAAGACTTCCCATGTTTTTGACAATGTACTGCATTCTGGTATTAAGATGCATAGCCTGTCATAATGCAGATTATAGACTAGTCATGAAGCTACGCATTAAATAACTAATCACATAACTAGATGATTACAATGGTGgtaatatatttgaagaaaagaacaaagtgtTAGGGGAAATAAaagagctcacagcagtgccatcTTCTCTAGAAGAAGACCTTTGTGATAAGATCTAAATGAGGAATAAAGTGAGGAAGAATAGGAAGTGTGATCTACATATACAGAAGGCATGGGAAATACTGTGAAGTATGAAGAAACAGAACGGTTTGTAATTAATCAAAGAAAACCAGTAAGGGATTCATCAGGTAAAATTCTATGGTGTGAAAAGAATTTAgttcatattttagaaatgatagAAAGTGAGGCAGAAAAATGACATATTATATTTGTGCTTAAAAAGTTTATAGTAGCTTCAAAGTGAAGAATGTAATAGATGAATTTGGGGGGGGAGACAAATTAGGAGTGTATCAAAAGATCATATCAAATCAgtatagaaaagaataaatttgtcAGTAAATGGTGTTGACACAGCTTACCAAAGTTggcaaaaataaattgaattccTTACCTTAATACAGTAACTAAAATGAGTTTTTATTGgttatttaagtaaaaataaaagaaatagaaacatacaAGAAACAGAGGCTTATTTTTAGATAATCCTTTGTGTGAAAAAATATCCTTCTAAGCATATTCACATATGTGCAAAtcatgcaggaaaaaaatgacactttCAGGTTCAAAAATCTAAATCttccatatcaattttttttgtctttttgtcatttcttgagcctatcccacagcatatggaggttcccaggctaataggagctgtagctgctggtctacgccagagccacagcaacacgggatccaagccacgtctgcgacctataccacagctcatgacaagccttaacccactgagcaaggccagggatcaaagccgcaacctcatggttcctagttggtttcgctaaccactgagccatgacgggaattccccctTCCATATCAAAtttttaatgtgagaaaatagtcatCAAAGGTAATAATAAATCgaatttaaaatgaacaaacacaaaaaGATTGTGGCAAATATGAAATCCATGTAGTCAATATATGAAAACTAGTCAAATTCACTAATGATTAAGGACctgtaaataaaaaatgaggagaTATTATTACGTTTGTAGAAAActatcaaagttaaaaaaatgagtaacttAGTGAGGCTGTGCGGAAACACGTTTTCTCATATTCTGTAACTCAGAGTACACATTTTTACACCTTCTCCAGAACaccaatttcaaaatatatgtcaaatatttttaaattaccttatACCTAAGACCCTcgttacaagaaaaaaaattaaggtgatAACAACAGATGAGCTAAAACACTTAGCTATTACAGTGgtaaatgttat encodes the following:
- the LOC125136116 gene encoding olfactory receptor 4F6-like, with product MRKANYSSVSEFLFLGLSPSTPVQDFLLAFSTVCYGTIVLGNLLVVFAVIFDPHLHSPMYFLLANLSFIDLCLSTLTVPKMISDLCSGCKTISFQGCVFQIFVLHILGGSEMVLLTAMALDRYVAICKPLHYLTIMSPQMCLLLLCGAWAIGLLHAVVQVAFVVHLPFCGPNEIDRFYCDLPQFIKLACIDTYRMEFMVTANSGFISMGAFFLLIVSYVFILVTVWKRSSGGLCKALSPLSAHISVVILFFGPCIFVYMWPFPTVPVEKFLAILDFMITPLLNPAIYTLRNKDMKMAVRRLSSQLLS